A single Cannabis sativa cultivar Pink pepper isolate KNU-18-1 chromosome 7, ASM2916894v1, whole genome shotgun sequence DNA region contains:
- the LOC115697847 gene encoding E3 ubiquitin-protein ligase RMA1H1 has translation MAMQQQHYYGHEWKPISENSSNGCFDCNICLDFAHEPIVTLCGHLYCWPCIYKWLHVQSASLASDEHPQCPVCKAEISHTAMVPLYGRGGVGHNNTELERKSVRMGIGMEMEIPPRPSACGAQIALTSPTTTTTTRSGQQQLPYRNPYQNQQHYHDEDDDLLSSSSPMTGFHHPVVGMFGDMVYARVFGNSESLYSYPNSYRGLMGSSSSSNPRLRRQEMQADKSLNRISIFLFCCFLLCLIVF, from the coding sequence ATGGCTATGCAGCAACAACATTACTATGGTCATGAATGGAAACCCATATCAGAAAATTCATCAAATGGTTGTTTTGATTGTAATATCTGTTTAGATTTTGCTCATGAGCCAATAGTAACACTATGTGGCCATCTTTACTGTTGGCCTTGTATCTACAAATGGCTTCATGTCCAAAGTGCCTCTCTTGCCTCTGATGAGCACCCTCAGTGCCCGGTTTGCAAAGCCGAAATATCACACACCGCTATGGTACCTCTCTATGGTAGGGGTGGTGTTGGCCACAACAACACCGAGCTTGAAAGAAAATCGGTcagaatgggaataggaatggaaatgGAAATCCCGCCTAGACCATCAGCTTGTGGTGCACAAATTGCCCTTACATCacctactactactactactactcgtTCAGGTCAACAACAACTTCCCTATCGAAATCCTTACCAAAATCAACAACATTACCACGACGAGGATGATGATTTATTATCATCCTCATCGCCCATGACAGGTTTTCATCACCCTGTTGTGGGGATGTTCGGGGATATGGTCTATGCTAGGGTTTTTGGAAACTCGGAGAGTTTGTACTCGTATCCAAACTCGTATCGGGGTCTAATGgggagtagtagtagtagtaatcCAAGGCTGAGGAGGCAAGAAATGCAGGCTGATAAGTCACTTAATAgaatttcaatatttttattttgttgctttcttctttgccttattgtcttttga
- the LOC115697862 gene encoding uncharacterized protein LOC115697862: MFSAKTNASASKKRRPEPESDQRKRSSKDLHLDLDLDLDSDIKGIVSALQQIREKAHKDGQKKNEETISSVAAEIKSMMDELKSKFDKDRQGFVKALSKSSKEFENCLKSETSKFQSLYQQFCKEKTTHLQALKDTISKFEEEKERLLKRYEQMRKKEKTMISEHEKACSEKISRLEESLKKKTQDDKTFSILRKTLGSLFDNASDEDFPPDD; encoded by the exons ATGTTCTCCGCCAAAACCAACGCCTCAGCCTCCAAGAAGCGCCGCCCTGAACCGGAGTCCGATCAGAGAAAACGATCCTCCAAAGATCTTCATCTCGATCTAGATCTCGACCTCGACAG CGATATTAAAGGAATCGTCTCAGCGCTTCAACAAATTAGGGAGAAAGCTCATAAGGATGGCCAGAAGAAGAACGAAGAAACCATTTCcag TGTGGCTGCTGAGATCAAATCTATGATGGATGAATTGAAGTCCAAATTTGATAAGGATAG ACAAGGTTTTGTTAAAGCACTTTCGAAGAGCTCGAAAGAG TTTGAGAATTGTTTGAAAAGTGAAACTTCTAAGTTTCAATCACTTTATCAGCAATTTTGTAAGGAAAAAACAACCCATTTGCAGGCTTTGAAAG ATACTATTTCCAAGTTTGAAGAAGAGAAGGAAAGGCTTTTAAAGAGATATGAACAAATGA GGAAGAAAGAAAAGACTATGATATCTGAACATGAGAAAGCTTGCTCAGAGAAAATTTCTCGATTGGAGGAATCCCTGAAAAAGAAAACCCAG GATGACAAAACTTTCAGCATTTTGAGGAAAACTTTGGGTTCCCTTTTTGATAATGCCTCAGATGAGGATTTCCCACCTGATGATTGA